A genomic segment from Gracilinanus agilis isolate LMUSP501 chromosome 1, AgileGrace, whole genome shotgun sequence encodes:
- the BET1 gene encoding BET1 homolog, which yields MRRAGLGEGGPPPGHHGYAASGYNAFEEENDRLTESLRSKVTAIKSLSIEIGHEVKHQNKMLAEMDSEFDSTTGFLSKTMGRLKVLSRGSQAKLLAYMALFTLFVFFVIYWLIKLR from the exons ATGAGGCGCGCGGGCCTAG GCGAGGGGGGGCCGCCCCCCGGACACCACGGCTATGCGGCCAGCGGCTACAACGCCTTCGAGGAGGAGAACGACAGGTTGACGGAGAGCCTGCGCTCCAAGGTCACGGCCATCAAGTCG CTCTCCATTGAAATAGGGCACGAAGTGAAGCATCAGAACAAAATGCTAGCCGAGATG GACTCTGAGTTCGATTCGACGACTGGCTTTCTGAGCAAAACCATGGGAAGGCTGAAGGTGCTGTCCCGAGGGAGCCAGGCCAAGCTCCTGGCCTACATGGCCCTCTTCACCCTCTTCGTCTTCTTTGTCATTTATTGGCTCATTAAATTGAGATGA